A portion of the Corynebacterium jeikeium genome contains these proteins:
- a CDS encoding serine protease, giving the protein MMPAIAVFDVALLAVFIFALVVGWQQGAVSSIMAILGVVLGLVIGVPLAPLAMAQVENQSGKVLLGLGTVILFALIGHAVGTVAGQSLRNTIRSPLAVGLDSSLGAIVQSVTALVVTWMIAVPLATAVPGQFADWVRESKGMNLIDQVAPDEWSDGFSGILRQLRDDGMPAIAPPFGYKQNVPDEPADPNVISQGVVDSIRPSIVRVLGEAPQCERLLQGTGFVIAPDLILTNAHVVAGATTVRLETVVGMADANVVHYDPLDDVALLRTTDLPLEPMQWADQEARPGDDAVVLGFPESGPFKATPARVTENIIIRGPDIYSSTRHERQSYVLKADVRHGNSGGPLITPQGQILGLVFGAGVNNDQTGYALTHAEVQPHIDEAMNHYGAISTQECVAG; this is encoded by the coding sequence ATGATGCCTGCAATCGCTGTGTTTGACGTTGCGCTGCTGGCGGTTTTCATTTTCGCGCTCGTCGTTGGCTGGCAGCAGGGCGCCGTCTCGTCGATTATGGCCATTTTGGGCGTTGTCCTGGGCTTGGTTATTGGTGTGCCCTTGGCGCCGCTAGCTATGGCGCAGGTCGAGAATCAGTCGGGAAAGGTTCTTCTGGGCCTCGGCACGGTGATTCTGTTCGCCCTGATTGGTCATGCGGTGGGAACAGTGGCAGGGCAGTCGCTGCGGAATACCATTCGCTCGCCGTTGGCAGTCGGCCTGGATTCGAGCCTTGGTGCCATCGTGCAGTCCGTGACTGCGCTGGTAGTGACATGGATGATCGCCGTACCCCTGGCCACCGCCGTGCCCGGGCAGTTCGCCGACTGGGTGCGTGAGTCCAAGGGCATGAACCTCATTGACCAGGTCGCGCCCGACGAATGGAGTGACGGCTTCAGTGGCATCCTCCGTCAGCTCCGCGACGATGGAATGCCCGCCATCGCTCCGCCATTCGGCTACAAGCAGAACGTCCCCGATGAACCCGCCGACCCCAATGTGATTTCACAAGGTGTCGTCGACAGTATTCGACCGTCCATCGTCCGCGTCTTGGGCGAGGCCCCGCAGTGCGAACGCTTGCTGCAGGGCACGGGCTTTGTCATCGCACCGGATCTGATTCTCACCAACGCGCACGTGGTCGCCGGCGCCACCACTGTTCGGCTGGAAACTGTGGTCGGCATGGCTGACGCAAACGTCGTGCACTACGATCCGCTTGACGACGTCGCCTTGCTCCGGACCACCGACCTACCCCTGGAGCCCATGCAGTGGGCGGACCAGGAAGCTCGTCCGGGTGATGACGCGGTAGTGCTGGGCTTTCCCGAGTCCGGCCCCTTTAAAGCCACGCCTGCGCGCGTGACGGAGAACATTATTATTCGAGGCCCGGATATTTATTCGTCGACTCGACACGAGCGCCAGTCCTATGTTCTGAAGGCAGATGTGCGCCACGGCAACTCGGGCGGACCACTGATTACGCCACAGGGTCAGATCCTGGGCTTGGTCTTCGGTGCCGGTGTGAACAATGACCAGACTGGTTACGCGCTGACGCACGCCGAGGTCCAGCCACACATTGATGAGGCGATGAATCACTACGGGGCCATCAGCACGCAGGAGTGCGTGGCGGGGTAA
- a CDS encoding TlpA family protein disulfide reductase, whose protein sequence is MNEQGGRSHNGGHIGDQQADVNRSASLITLLIAGISIVGLVVFAIVNTTGGNDEADDGGTGAGVSAGVDGAGSDGTGSDDEVDGASAAPAMSKDEIAAVAGSGSLAGVRLPLLAESGDSADQSNEAGRTELVDMGQVVEGKPTVLNVWAWNCGPCRQELPLIAQWGKDNPDVQVVTVHAAREAGRGQAFLQEIGVNLPTYSDTVDVVGPALNLPRVVPITVVFKADGTVATIHPGEFTDAQQITDLVRGALK, encoded by the coding sequence GTGAATGAGCAGGGCGGTCGTAGTCACAATGGTGGCCACATTGGGGATCAGCAGGCGGACGTTAACCGTTCGGCCTCGCTGATTACGCTGCTCATCGCGGGAATTAGCATTGTGGGGCTGGTGGTTTTCGCGATTGTGAATACCACTGGTGGCAATGACGAGGCCGATGATGGTGGGACTGGAGCTGGTGTGAGTGCCGGTGTGGATGGCGCTGGCAGTGATGGCACCGGCAGTGATGATGAGGTGGATGGTGCATCGGCGGCGCCAGCGATGTCGAAGGACGAGATCGCGGCGGTAGCGGGTAGTGGCTCGCTGGCCGGTGTGCGCTTGCCGCTGTTGGCGGAGTCGGGAGACTCAGCGGATCAGAGCAACGAGGCTGGCCGAACGGAACTGGTAGACATGGGCCAGGTCGTCGAGGGCAAACCAACCGTGCTTAATGTCTGGGCATGGAACTGTGGGCCGTGTCGCCAAGAGCTGCCGCTTATCGCGCAATGGGGCAAGGACAACCCAGATGTGCAGGTGGTGACGGTGCATGCGGCTCGCGAGGCGGGGCGTGGCCAGGCCTTCCTGCAGGAAATCGGAGTGAATCTACCGACCTACTCGGACACGGTCGATGTGGTTGGACCAGCGTTGAATCTACCGCGAGTTGTGCCCATTACCGTGGTGTTTAAGGCAGATGGCACGGTGGCGACCATTCATCCCGGTGAATTCACCGATGCGCAGCAGATTACTGATCTCGTGCGAGGTGCGTTGAAGTGA
- a CDS encoding PASTA domain-containing protein, producing MIAVNKGSTLFKLSVATVLAALIMASALFPLVGGSAYLVARTADEFASASRSVISKDAPGVTTITDRNDQPIAWLYDQRRFNVPSERISPAMKDALVSVEDRRFYEHSGVDWKGTARAAVKNFMSQSVQEGASTIEQQLIKNHTLLVDAQSESERRAATATDYGRKIREIRIALDLEDELTKDEILTKYLNLVPFGNGAFGVEAAAQTYFGIPASDLNVPQAALLAGMVQQSSGLDPYTNPEGAHARRNDVLAAMESTGAIGPQEAQDAKAADLGILPEPQRLPQGCIAAGDRGFFCDYVVSYLENHGIDAEKLKRGSFHVKTTLDPRVQDSVQESLRQQASPTADGAAEVMSLLEPGDDSRKLLAMASSRVYGLDAEQMQTVQPQPFTPVGNGAGSIFKIFAATSAVEKGLGIDTHFPVPRRYEASGLGTGGAEGCPPGLYCVENVGSFPPSMSLRETLARSPNTPFIQISELVGVDGVMDMAVRLGMRSYTEPGSFDGESSVADYVSEHKLGSFVLGPTSVNNLELSNVAATLASNGRWCEPSPIESITDSKGNAVKLNVPPCEQAVEPGVAHAIANALSNDATDGTAKDAAKELNWGGPVAAKTGTTESNQSAAFLGFTGGLAGSVYAYNDTPTVTELCTSPLRQCPSGNLFGGREPARTWFGAVGPIIEDYGGKNLPPLDSDYGLGTSITQMPNVVGMQKAEARETLKKAGYKVEERTVSHTGESRGIVVGLDQPPLLLKGGTVTIRVADGTRRPTPPPAPSPRPESTTPRPDPLPQFPRPNTPPAPSLRDLIPLLPF from the coding sequence CTGATTGCTGTGAATAAAGGTTCGACGCTGTTCAAGCTCTCCGTTGCCACTGTGTTGGCAGCGTTGATTATGGCCAGCGCCCTCTTTCCTCTTGTGGGCGGCTCGGCCTACCTCGTTGCGCGCACGGCTGATGAATTCGCGTCGGCGTCGCGGTCGGTGATTTCTAAGGACGCACCGGGGGTCACCACTATTACGGATCGTAATGATCAGCCAATTGCGTGGCTCTATGATCAGAGGCGGTTTAATGTGCCGTCGGAACGCATCTCGCCAGCTATGAAGGACGCGCTGGTCAGCGTGGAGGATAGGCGCTTTTATGAGCACTCTGGTGTGGACTGGAAGGGTACTGCTCGTGCGGCGGTAAAGAACTTCATGTCTCAGTCGGTGCAGGAAGGCGCCTCCACGATTGAGCAGCAGTTGATTAAGAACCACACGCTGCTCGTGGACGCGCAGTCGGAGTCGGAGCGCCGCGCTGCTACTGCCACGGATTATGGCCGCAAGATCCGCGAGATTCGCATCGCGTTGGATCTGGAAGATGAGCTGACGAAAGACGAAATTCTGACTAAGTACCTGAACTTGGTCCCCTTCGGCAATGGCGCTTTCGGTGTGGAAGCTGCAGCTCAGACCTACTTCGGCATTCCCGCGTCCGATCTGAATGTCCCGCAGGCCGCTCTGCTCGCGGGCATGGTTCAGCAATCTTCCGGGCTCGATCCGTATACAAATCCGGAAGGTGCGCATGCACGGCGTAACGACGTGCTTGCGGCTATGGAATCCACGGGGGCAATTGGCCCGCAGGAGGCTCAGGACGCCAAGGCAGCTGATCTCGGTATTCTTCCGGAGCCTCAGCGCCTGCCGCAGGGTTGCATCGCGGCGGGCGATCGCGGTTTCTTCTGTGACTATGTGGTCTCTTACCTGGAGAACCACGGTATTGATGCCGAAAAGCTGAAGCGCGGTAGCTTCCATGTGAAGACCACACTGGACCCGCGTGTGCAGGACAGCGTGCAGGAGTCTCTGCGTCAGCAGGCGTCACCGACGGCGGATGGCGCAGCTGAGGTTATGAGTTTGCTTGAGCCTGGGGATGACTCCAGGAAGTTGCTCGCGATGGCGTCGTCACGCGTATACGGCCTCGATGCGGAGCAAATGCAGACCGTGCAGCCGCAGCCATTTACGCCGGTAGGCAATGGCGCAGGCTCGATTTTTAAGATTTTCGCGGCGACGTCGGCAGTGGAAAAGGGGCTGGGTATTGACACCCACTTCCCGGTGCCACGTCGTTATGAGGCCTCCGGGCTGGGCACCGGTGGCGCAGAGGGCTGCCCGCCGGGCCTGTACTGCGTGGAGAACGTAGGCAGTTTCCCGCCGTCGATGTCACTGCGTGAGACGCTCGCGCGATCGCCGAATACTCCTTTTATTCAGATTTCGGAGCTGGTCGGCGTTGATGGCGTGATGGACATGGCGGTACGCCTGGGCATGCGCTCATACACGGAGCCGGGCAGTTTTGATGGTGAGTCCTCGGTGGCGGACTATGTCTCGGAGCACAAGCTCGGCTCGTTCGTGCTGGGGCCGACGTCAGTGAATAACCTTGAGCTGTCCAATGTCGCTGCCACCTTGGCCAGCAATGGCCGCTGGTGCGAGCCCTCTCCAATTGAGTCGATTACGGACTCCAAGGGCAATGCGGTCAAGCTGAATGTGCCACCGTGCGAGCAGGCAGTGGAGCCGGGGGTCGCGCACGCGATTGCTAATGCGCTCAGCAATGACGCCACCGATGGCACGGCGAAGGATGCCGCGAAAGAGCTGAATTGGGGCGGCCCAGTCGCGGCTAAGACCGGTACCACCGAGTCGAACCAGTCCGCGGCATTCCTGGGCTTCACCGGCGGTCTGGCCGGATCGGTGTACGCCTACAATGACACCCCGACTGTCACGGAGCTGTGCACGTCACCGCTGCGCCAGTGCCCGAGCGGCAACCTCTTTGGTGGTCGTGAGCCCGCGCGGACATGGTTCGGCGCAGTCGGCCCAATTATCGAGGACTACGGCGGAAAGAATCTCCCCCCATTGGATTCGGACTACGGCCTGGGCACCTCTATCACCCAAATGCCGAATGTGGTGGGCATGCAGAAGGCCGAGGCTCGGGAGACCCTTAAGAAGGCTGGCTACAAGGTAGAGGAACGTACAGTGTCCCACACGGGTGAGTCGCGCGGAATCGTGGTCGGACTGGATCAGCCACCGCTGCTTCTCAAGGGTGGCACCGTCACAATCCGCGTGGCCGATGGCACGCGTCGTCCGACCCCGCCACCAGCGCCGTCGCCGCGACCGGAGTCGACGACGCCCCGACCGGATCCGCTACCGCAGTTCCCTCGGCCAAACACTCCGCCGGCGCCGAGTTTGCGGGATCTGATTCCGCTGCTGCCGTTCTAG
- a CDS encoding WhiB family transcriptional regulator, which yields MTATIPDRNRTATTPEYELGVESFRDRQEWVPRAKCRDIDPDKLFVRGAAQREAAVICRHCPVVLQCRADALDNRVEFGVWGGLTERQRRAMLREHPEITSWADFYAEQYAAQRKAKLAK from the coding sequence ATGACCGCCACGATTCCAGATCGCAACCGCACTGCTACTACGCCAGAATACGAGCTCGGTGTAGAGAGCTTCCGCGATCGCCAGGAGTGGGTCCCGCGCGCTAAGTGCCGCGATATTGACCCGGATAAGTTGTTCGTTCGCGGCGCCGCACAGCGCGAAGCCGCAGTTATCTGCCGCCACTGCCCAGTGGTTCTGCAGTGCCGTGCCGACGCTCTGGATAACCGCGTCGAGTTCGGCGTCTGGGGTGGCCTGACCGAGCGTCAGCGCCGCGCAATGCTGCGTGAGCACCCGGAAATTACTTCGTGGGCCGACTTCTACGCTGAGCAGTACGCAGCTCAGCGCAAGGCAAAGCTGGCTAAGTAA
- a CDS encoding CoA pyrophosphatase codes for MTKGQSWNRDASSGLYLPKWLTNSLPPHLVSADYGAAGHASSTSHASSTSHASSTSHDATDHSEQKVAGRSASSSSVKRAFAKLRRDSSTQEKPLRNPARSAVLVLLSGDAEAHQRPEDASVVLIHRATTLRKHAGQMAFPGGHIDPGDLDEVDTALREAEEETGLDRKTVTPMRVLDSIDISRTGFAVNPVLAYWHAPHPLHAVNPAETESVFNVPISHLTNPDNRMMLGYHGWTGPAFKVGDFVVWGFTGGVLSYLLDVAGWSEPWDDTNVQKLLPVLARSANGEKLSVLKGGRR; via the coding sequence GTGACTAAGGGACAGTCGTGGAATCGCGACGCAAGCTCGGGGCTGTATCTGCCGAAGTGGTTGACCAATAGTTTGCCGCCGCACCTAGTCAGCGCTGATTACGGTGCGGCAGGCCACGCCAGCAGTACCAGCCACGCCAGCAGTACCAGCCACGCCAGCAGTACCAGCCACGACGCAACAGACCACTCGGAGCAGAAGGTGGCCGGTCGCTCCGCTTCGTCGTCAAGCGTGAAGCGCGCGTTTGCGAAGTTGCGGCGAGACTCCTCGACGCAGGAGAAACCGTTGCGGAATCCTGCGCGGTCGGCGGTGTTGGTGCTGCTCAGCGGTGATGCGGAGGCGCATCAGCGGCCGGAGGATGCCAGTGTGGTGCTCATTCACAGGGCGACAACGCTGCGTAAGCATGCAGGTCAGATGGCATTTCCGGGCGGTCATATCGACCCCGGGGACCTGGACGAGGTCGATACCGCGCTGCGTGAAGCAGAGGAAGAAACCGGGCTGGACCGAAAGACGGTGACGCCGATGCGGGTGCTGGACTCGATTGATATTTCGCGGACTGGGTTCGCGGTCAATCCGGTGCTGGCGTACTGGCATGCACCGCATCCGCTGCACGCGGTCAACCCTGCGGAGACGGAATCGGTATTCAACGTGCCAATCAGCCATCTGACAAATCCGGACAACCGCATGATGCTGGGCTATCACGGCTGGACAGGGCCGGCATTTAAGGTTGGTGACTTCGTCGTTTGGGGCTTTACCGGCGGCGTGCTGTCCTACTTGCTGGATGTGGCCGGCTGGTCGGAACCGTGGGACGACACCAACGTGCAGAAACTTTTGCCGGTGCTCGCGCGTTCCGCTAATGGTGAAAAGCTGTCCGTACTGAAGGGAGGCCGACGATGA
- a CDS encoding MBL fold metallo-hydrolase — protein MEHPAYSQLRQISQSVGVVLCPNPSYSSLEGTNSYVIKAEGDSRSIVIDPGPEDEGHLNVLQRYAGDVALILLTHRHGDHADGAARFRQLTGAPIRELESQYCAGGQDPLVDGERIVLDGVTPQIEVVATPGHTADSVCYFIHTGDGEDDVEGIVTGDTIAGRHTTMISETDGDLGKYMETLKMLDSRGKGVRLLPGHGADLPDITVMTQKYIERRKLRLQQVKDAVAKLGDEATVDQIVDEIYTDVDPVLRHAAEQSTRVTLRYLRDHGE, from the coding sequence ATGGAGCATCCTGCGTATAGCCAACTGCGTCAGATTTCTCAGTCTGTGGGCGTCGTTCTGTGCCCGAACCCCAGCTACTCTTCGCTGGAGGGTACGAACTCCTACGTTATTAAGGCTGAGGGGGATAGCCGCAGCATTGTCATCGATCCGGGTCCGGAGGACGAGGGACACCTGAACGTCCTCCAGCGCTATGCCGGCGACGTTGCGTTGATTCTGCTGACGCACCGTCATGGCGACCATGCTGATGGCGCCGCACGTTTCCGTCAGCTCACCGGCGCGCCGATTCGTGAGCTGGAGTCTCAGTACTGCGCGGGAGGTCAGGATCCGCTTGTCGACGGCGAACGTATCGTCCTCGACGGAGTGACTCCGCAGATTGAGGTCGTGGCAACCCCTGGTCACACCGCTGATTCTGTCTGCTACTTCATCCACACTGGTGATGGCGAGGATGATGTTGAAGGCATCGTTACCGGTGACACAATCGCTGGTCGCCACACCACTATGATTTCGGAGACCGACGGCGACCTGGGTAAGTACATGGAAACCCTGAAAATGCTGGATTCGCGCGGCAAGGGTGTTCGTCTGCTGCCTGGTCATGGTGCTGACCTGCCGGACATCACTGTAATGACGCAGAAGTACATTGAGCGTCGTAAGCTGCGCCTGCAGCAGGTGAAGGATGCCGTTGCCAAGCTGGGTGACGAAGCTACGGTGGACCAGATTGTGGATGAGATTTACACCGATGTCGATCCGGTGCTGCGTCATGCTGCTGAGCAGTCGACGCGTGTGACCCTGCGCTACCTGCGCGATCACGGGGAGTAG
- a CDS encoding RidA family protein, translated as MSNSESRTPSQALEDLGFTLPAVAAPVAAYVPATRTGNLVFTSGQLPFVNGELTHVGHVGAEVTAEEAKEAARTCALNALAAVDAEVGLDNVTRIVKVVGFVNSAAGFTGQPGVINGASELFGDVFGERGQHARSAVGVNQLPLDAPVEVEIIVEVTQ; from the coding sequence ATGAGCAACTCTGAATCTCGCACTCCTTCCCAAGCCCTCGAGGACCTCGGGTTTACCCTGCCTGCCGTTGCCGCGCCAGTTGCGGCCTACGTACCCGCAACGCGCACGGGCAACCTTGTTTTCACTTCCGGTCAGCTCCCATTCGTAAACGGTGAGCTCACCCACGTCGGCCACGTCGGCGCGGAAGTCACTGCTGAGGAGGCCAAGGAGGCCGCCCGCACCTGCGCTCTCAACGCTTTGGCCGCAGTCGATGCCGAGGTCGGTCTCGATAATGTCACCCGCATCGTGAAGGTCGTCGGCTTCGTCAATTCCGCCGCCGGATTCACTGGTCAGCCGGGCGTTATCAATGGAGCCTCGGAACTCTTCGGCGACGTCTTCGGCGAACGCGGCCAGCACGCCCGCTCCGCAGTGGGTGTGAATCAGCTTCCGCTGGACGCACCCGTGGAAGTCGAGATCATCGTTGAAGTAACCCAGTAG
- a CDS encoding Crp/Fnr family transcriptional regulator yields MDDVKEILSRAGVFQGVDQEAVQALLGELETVRFPRGTTIFNEGEPGDRLYIIIDGKVKLARRSADGRENLLTIMGPSDMFGELSIFDPGPRTSSAVCVTEVSAASMSADQLQEWVGSHPDVPAQLLRMLARRLRRTNNSLADLIFTDVPGRVAKSLLQLANRFGVQEGSALRVNHDLTQEEIAQLVGASRETVNKALAEFAHRGWIRLEGKSVLISDTERLARRAR; encoded by the coding sequence GTGGATGACGTCAAGGAGATTCTCTCCCGGGCCGGTGTATTTCAGGGAGTCGACCAGGAGGCTGTGCAGGCCTTGCTCGGCGAGCTCGAGACGGTTCGCTTCCCGCGTGGAACCACCATCTTCAATGAGGGTGAGCCGGGCGATCGGCTCTACATCATTATTGATGGCAAGGTGAAGCTGGCTCGTCGCTCAGCCGACGGTCGTGAAAACCTGTTGACCATCATGGGCCCGTCCGACATGTTCGGCGAGCTCTCCATCTTCGACCCGGGCCCGCGCACCTCTTCGGCGGTCTGCGTCACCGAAGTTTCCGCCGCGTCCATGAGTGCCGATCAGCTGCAGGAATGGGTTGGTTCACACCCTGATGTTCCAGCTCAGCTGCTGCGCATGCTGGCCCGCCGTCTGCGCCGCACCAACAATTCACTGGCTGACCTCATTTTCACCGACGTCCCAGGTCGCGTTGCTAAGTCCCTGCTTCAGCTGGCCAATCGCTTCGGTGTTCAGGAAGGTTCTGCTCTCCGCGTGAACCACGACCTGACTCAGGAGGAAATCGCACAGCTCGTCGGTGCCTCCCGGGAAACCGTTAACAAGGCTCTGGCAGAGTTCGCCCACCGCGGCTGGATTCGCCTTGAGGGCAAGTCCGTGCTCATCTCCGATACGGAGCGTTTGGCCCGCCGCGCACGTTAG
- a CDS encoding alpha/beta hydrolase translates to MTSLSDSLTGPWRHRLIHVRGQRLHIAECGRPSDPLVLFIHGSTGGWFEWREVLPMLNDDSGDPLPVHAVAISMRGYGQSDRTPHGYDPFEAAQDIASSIRSLGHSTALLVCQGFGTWVAWTLASRQPNLVTGIIGCGAAHPKVWLNQLKSPWSEDFRNSLAPLLRRSWWDSRPRVPRLRRNKFSTQAAEARQQRLIDRIVRESMSTAGEGFAETPEGKQTAELMADSLTSGALRPALAHMNWWTRPAPVAFRKWLGAMEGSSKNDEHTVLLVGEQDTRTPPALVELSSTHVRVIPGCGHFLPVEKPQAVVQAIRDHLHWLPEGS, encoded by the coding sequence ATGACCTCCCTCAGCGATTCTCTTACCGGCCCCTGGCGTCATCGTCTCATTCACGTCCGCGGCCAGCGCCTACACATCGCCGAGTGCGGCCGCCCCTCCGATCCGCTCGTGTTGTTTATTCACGGCTCGACTGGCGGTTGGTTTGAATGGCGCGAGGTTTTGCCAATGCTTAACGACGACTCGGGCGACCCCCTCCCCGTGCACGCTGTGGCTATTTCTATGCGTGGCTACGGTCAGTCCGACCGAACACCGCATGGCTACGATCCGTTTGAGGCGGCCCAGGACATCGCCTCGTCGATTCGCTCGTTGGGGCACTCGACCGCACTGCTGGTCTGTCAGGGGTTCGGCACGTGGGTGGCATGGACGCTGGCCTCGCGGCAGCCGAATCTTGTTACCGGAATTATTGGTTGTGGTGCTGCACATCCGAAGGTGTGGCTCAACCAGTTGAAGAGCCCGTGGTCGGAGGACTTCCGCAATAGCCTTGCCCCGCTGCTGCGCCGTTCGTGGTGGGACTCGCGGCCACGGGTACCGCGGTTGCGTCGCAATAAGTTCAGCACGCAGGCAGCTGAGGCTCGCCAGCAGCGGCTCATTGACCGCATCGTGCGCGAGTCCATGTCCACCGCCGGGGAGGGGTTCGCCGAGACCCCTGAGGGGAAACAGACCGCGGAACTCATGGCTGACAGCCTGACCAGTGGTGCACTCCGCCCTGCACTGGCTCACATGAATTGGTGGACGCGACCGGCTCCGGTCGCTTTCCGCAAGTGGTTGGGTGCGATGGAGGGCTCGTCGAAAAACGATGAGCACACGGTGCTGCTCGTCGGCGAGCAGGACACTCGTACCCCACCTGCGCTGGTGGAGCTCAGCTCCACCCACGTGCGCGTCATCCCGGGCTGTGGGCACTTCCTGCCGGTAGAGAAACCGCAGGCTGTGGTGCAGGCAATCAGAGATCACCTGCACTGGTTGCCGGAGGGATCTTAG
- a CDS encoding phage holin family protein, which translates to MSNDDTKGLFTDGTEPRVTAIPLSDVDSNASGDASIGQLVSNASSQISALVRSEIELAKAEIAGEAKKGAVGGGFFAVAGVVALYSSFFFFFFLGWLLDLWLPTWAAFLIVFVLMLVIAGVAALLGLKKVKSIRKPEKTIESMQELKGVVPSGSAKKSSQSNGMYT; encoded by the coding sequence GTGAGCAACGACGATACGAAGGGTCTCTTTACCGACGGCACCGAACCGCGTGTTACCGCTATCCCGCTGAGTGATGTGGATAGCAACGCATCGGGTGATGCTAGCATCGGCCAGCTCGTGTCTAATGCTTCTTCGCAGATTTCCGCTCTGGTTCGCTCTGAGATTGAGCTGGCCAAGGCTGAAATTGCTGGCGAGGCTAAGAAGGGTGCAGTTGGCGGTGGCTTCTTCGCGGTTGCCGGCGTCGTCGCGCTGTACTCCTCGTTCTTCTTTTTCTTCTTCCTCGGCTGGCTGCTGGATCTTTGGCTGCCAACCTGGGCTGCGTTCCTCATCGTTTTCGTTCTGATGCTGGTCATCGCCGGTGTCGCGGCGCTGCTGGGTCTGAAGAAGGTCAAGTCGATCCGCAAGCCGGAGAAGACCATCGAGTCGATGCAGGAGCTGAAGGGGGTCGTGCCGTCGGGGTCGGCGAAGAAGTCTTCGCAGTCGAACGGTATGTACACCTAA
- the nth gene encoding endonuclease III, translated as MVRRARRINRTLAVAYPNAHCELDFRNPYELAVATILSAQCTDARVNMTTPALFTRYPSPADLAVANQEEVEELVRPTGFYRNKAANIIGFAQGLMEQHGGEVPGTLEELVKLPGVGRKTANVVLGNAFGVPGLTVDTHFGRLVRRMGLTEQEDPVRVEHEMMEVLPRAEWTWFSHRLIFHGRRVCHSRRAACGACFLAADCPSYGVAGPAEPETAEKLIKSDDREWLLYLAGLNDGYSGEELSALDDGDSARNTTATQD; from the coding sequence ATGGTGCGGCGTGCGCGGCGGATTAACCGCACGCTGGCGGTGGCGTACCCGAATGCGCACTGTGAGCTGGACTTTCGTAATCCGTATGAGCTCGCGGTGGCGACGATTCTGTCGGCGCAGTGTACGGACGCGCGGGTGAATATGACTACGCCGGCGCTGTTCACTAGGTACCCCAGTCCAGCCGATTTGGCGGTTGCGAACCAGGAGGAGGTTGAAGAGCTCGTTCGGCCGACGGGTTTCTATAGGAATAAGGCTGCGAACATCATCGGTTTTGCGCAGGGGCTGATGGAGCAGCACGGCGGCGAGGTGCCGGGCACGTTGGAGGAGCTGGTGAAGCTGCCGGGCGTAGGGCGAAAAACAGCGAATGTGGTGCTGGGGAATGCTTTTGGGGTGCCGGGGTTGACGGTCGATACGCATTTTGGACGTCTGGTGCGGCGCATGGGTCTCACGGAGCAGGAAGATCCGGTGCGCGTGGAGCACGAGATGATGGAGGTGCTGCCGCGCGCAGAGTGGACGTGGTTTTCGCATCGCCTGATTTTCCACGGGCGCCGGGTGTGCCATTCGCGCCGGGCGGCGTGCGGGGCGTGCTTCTTGGCGGCGGATTGCCCGTCGTATGGCGTCGCGGGTCCGGCGGAGCCGGAGACGGCGGAGAAGTTGATTAAGTCAGACGACAGGGAATGGCTTCTCTACCTGGCCGGTCTTAATGACGGCTACAGTGGGGAGGAACTTTCCGCGCTTGACGACGGGGATAGCGCGCGCAACACCACAGCGACACAGGACTAG